The genome window GGGACTCTATTTAGCtatttttcaggttcataattgtattctgtgtctctactgtgacacgtttacatgctttaatgttcaaaaaggtctttatttttctgacacgGCCATCGCTGCAACACatcttttaaccctctgtctgaaaccacagcccagtctgctctgattggttagctggccggctctgttgtgattagtcaactgtttagagatgtcccaccccttagtatatacagtataacgTACAATGTGGAGCGCCAGCCCACTAAGGCTGTGGGcgagaaacttcctctggggggattttagcctttgcagaccatttacatgcacataaagcTATACaactcactacaggaaagggaaaaccccaaaaagcatgataTCCCACTTTCAATCCCTTGTTTTTCTGACTCAAACCGTACAGTTTGTGAGTTTGTAGGAATAACAGATAAACATAGTATGTGTCCAAGCAGAGAAAAGTTGTTACAGTCAGAATGAGCTTAAGCTGTAATCAAAAAACAAGTAAGAAACAGTTAACAATTTCTGAAGAAAACTCTATATCAAATCATTTTTGGTGGATATCAACTCTTCAGTATTTGTGCTACAGGTCAAATGCAGCCCAGAAAGGATACTGAGTTTGGTCATACTGTCATAACATGTCCCCTATACTGAAAAGTgactttttacaaatgatttctGTGCTATAAGTTCAATAATTTATAGCTGCAATAACTTAATCCAACAACCGTTAAGAGCTCTTTAGTTGTCTGATAACTGTATGAAACCTGAAAGCGTACAGGAATGGTGAAGAATGAGCCACTTAGCTGCCCAGGGAGACGGGGTGTCAGTGAGTCATGTAGAGCACATCATTTAACACCTACGCTCTCATCTAGCGCTCTTCAGACAATTTCAACAGAATTTCAGAACTCCATTAAAACCTCTTTAAAAGCGCTTTCACTAGAAGGAACGTGGGGGCATTGTGTCATGTGTATAATTTTGCATCAGCAGTTGCATAATTGTAAGTGAAGCCATTAGGTGGGAGAAAACAATTTCCAATGGATTGAAATGGAAACTAGCATTTGCAATTTAAATTTGAGGATTTTTTTGCAGATTAATTGGAGCCTTTTTAGCCATCTGATGAGCTGAATTTTATTCTAAACTTTACCTTCTGAAGAGCAGGTGTACATGTACGTCATAGGTGTCAACACAAAAACTAATTAGCAAACAAAAACCCAGACAAGGGAACATTTTCACCGGATACCACTGTGAGCTTTCTGACAAGCGTGCAACTGCGGCGTCGCCTTGATGTAGCAACCTGCCTCTAGCAAGCGGACCATAACCTCCCAATAGGCTGCGTTTATCCAAGTGTGCATCATTAAAAAAGCAGACAAACTAATAATGTGCGTTGTCCAAAGTACAAGTGAGCAAACACACAATGCTCCCATTCTGTATGCACATATTAAACAAGGAGGCATTTCTCCAGGGTGCAGAAACAGTAACACAACACGAGAACTATTCACCAACAACAGCCAGCCTCATAATCATGAGAAAGCCTACATGCAAATGCAGCGTCCTCATCCATTAtgataaaacacacaggcaggcagCTGGAGAGTGGCACCTTTTTAAAGGTTATTCAACTGACAAGTTCAATGCCCCGCAGGAAACAAGCTCTTTATAGTAAGTGTGCGATTAACAACAGATTCAGTGTGAGTAAGCGCAAGCTAGATAGAGGGATAGAGGGATAGAGGGATagacggatggacggatggacagatggacagatggacagacggatagatagagagatagagagatagatagatagagagatagagagatagagagatggagagatggagagatggagagatggatagatggatagatggatagatggatagatggatagatggatagatggatagatagatagatagatacatagatacagagatagagagatagagagatagatagatagatagatggatagatggatagatggatagatggatagacggatagacggatagacggatagacggatagacggatagacggatagacggatagacagatagatagatagatagatagatagatgatagatagataggtagaCAAACAGACTGACTGAAAGAcaggaagatggatggatggatggacggatgggaTTATTCAAGAGttattatttgatttagatagcatttcacattttcagtaGTCATTAACATCTGAATTAGTCCGTCCACCACTCATGAAGTGCCTCTTACCTGATGAGCCATCGATACAGACCGGCGTCAAAGTGCCTGAgagtgaacaaaaaaaaaaagagaaatgaatatTGAGTCACATTTCCATAATAATAAAGCACCGAGTGAGAAACACCTGAGCACTGGGCCTTATATAAACACTCTCAGGATGTGTGCATGCTCTTTGTCATTAGGATGAttagaaaaagtgttttcttgtGTTGTGCTGCATGTAAACTGAGGCTATTCTGTGGATGATGTCAGTGGACAGCTTTATGCATTCCATCAATGTTGTCAACATTGACCAGCTCAGCACATGGGCCGGATTGGAGTGCATCGGTGTCAGCACATTGGTCGATCTGGGCTACAGCTGGTGCATTTTTACTGCAAAACCGAATACACTGCCTTCCATCTCAATCGTCTGCGCTCTGAATTAAGAGAGCAGTTACTCAATGTTAATGAACTAAAGGAAAAGAGCACGTTTGCTATGAGAAAGTGGCAGAAAAATCTTTCCTGCATGGTAGTTGCACATTATAATAATAAGGGAGACTGATTTCTCTCACAGtaacacattgttttttcactgatatgtttttctttctttatttaaggAGGTCTGTATTCACTTGCATGTCGGTTCAATCTAAATCTTGATCATATATCAGTTCCCAGTTTATTAGGTGTATCCAGCCAAAACTAATGCAACAAATCCTGCCTTCATGAAGTTTATCACTTAAAAACCTGTCAGATAACTTTACTATCTTTAATACCATCTTAAACCAAATTCACTGTGAACTGCTTTATAACTTCACTATTGTAATTTTGGAGGATGTAATTTGTGATAAACTTGAGCTGTAATGTATTATACTAAGAGAGTTATTTAGCATCctctaataaatataattaggGTGGACAATGTAATAGAAACACCTGTCAGTTTAATGAAATACAGTTCAACGGCTCCACAAACTGGAGCATAAATGATCATGCATTTTAATAAAGTTAGATTAAGGTAGGATTTATTGTACAGTAGGTTGTTGTGTTTCAGTCGGTTGGTTTTATTGTGTTGTACTTAATGAACTGGTTATGGTGTATATTACAGCATAGTTTGCAGTGTGTCAGCAGTACCTATTTTCTCTGtgctaaatatttaaacacaaatgacacaaaatgCTCCCCATTTCCTGACTGACCTGAATACTATTTCAAGCAGTAGCTTTGCTgtctttttatactttaattcTTGCTGATTAAGGTACTTTATCCCAATATAACAAGCAGcactgcaatgtgtgtgtgttcatttaacTTGAGCAAGTGTGACCCCTTCAGCATGAACCAGGCATAGACCTTTGCTTTGCTTGGATGTGAAAGTGTTAAATGTCTCGATGTTCTTTACATTTGAGAATTACCATGACATAAAGAGGTAGGTGGGACAGAAATAACTCtgtaggatgtgtgtgtttctacaaCTTCATGCTTAATGAGTGTAGCATGATAAAGGGGGGGACAGAAAATGTACAGAATAGCCCTTATCAACCTCCACAGGAAGGGAAGGAGATGAATCAGACCCACCTGTGAGCAGGGGGAAGCGAAAAATCTAGCAAAAGCATGGAGGAGATCAGTAAGTAAGGAGAGTTAGTTGAGCTTCTGGAAATCTTCACTTATCAAAAAAGAGCTGAATCTCGGAGCAGGTTTGAATTAAACTGTTCTAACTCCCTCTTTCTGTTCAGATGTAGAAGACTTCATGTTCTTTTTTGGACCTAAAGTAAGATATTTCTCCTTCCTGCAACTCTGCAGGCTTCTCATATTCTCCTGCTTCATGGTAATGTGCCCTCAGTCTAATTGCATCTATTTTTGCCCTTTTCCCCTGCTCATTGCTCCATGGACAGTTTACTTAATTAAGGGACAATTGATTTCCGCCTCATTTGAAGTTGGTTTTTCGTTGATTTAATGGACACTTTGTGAATAATAGGCTCACAGCTATTTTAAACGtcatttatttggatttttatacttctgttttcttttaatcttGTCTACTTCTGAAAAATGCAATCCAGGTTATGTCTCCAAACTATttcaatcaatcattttaaagtgaatggTTGAGGGCCTATCTCTTACAttgaatatttaagaaaaaccACAACAGAAGACACTTGACTGAGGCGATGGCGTTTGTTAGACAATATTTTCATTCTGACACACATTTTGAGTGGCAATCTAGTtggtggttttatttttttacacacattgGTTTCGTGTCATGATTTACTTTGCAGACTACTGTTTTTACTTAACAACAACCAACACCATGTAGCCTTCAAATGTAAGACCGTTCTCAGAAAATAACAAACCATTTTAGCTCTGGTCTGAAAGAATGATACAATGTTCCTGTAGCAGAGGTCACCTACAGTATTGTTCTGATTGCCAGTAATGACAAAATTACACAATTAACTGTGCCCAGTCTGAATCTTATTGCAAAAGCACAGCGAGCACTTGAGACTCTtgatattacatttccttttcctcaAGAATACCAGGGATGCTAGATTTTCCTGTCACTGAGGGAATCCTGCGGGAGCAATATAATATCGCATTTACGTCAGGCTGTTAACTGGAATAGTTTCTGCAGATTGGTCTTACCTCCACATCCCTGTGAAACTGTACATGATGCTGACACAGCGAGGGAGCTTTGGGGGAACTAGTTGATCCATAGAAGCCAGCATGGATGGAAAGCCAAACAGCACCAGATACTTCACAAAGAAGAACTGGACCAGGGCCAGCGCCAGACCGCCTGTGACAGGGTGACaatgaatgtttattatttaaatgttcaagCAACATGCTCTTTTAGGATAAGGATTGTagtaaaatgagaaaaataataataataattgacgTCTATTGCAGTGGCTGGCAGTCGTTGAAGCAGCTGATGTACTAAATTTTACACCTTAATGAATACTTGTTGAGAGGAAAGGCATTGGTTAGCCATAAAGAAATTATATTCACTTTTTACGAGACTTAGTCAGATGCTTTTCAGATTGCAAACAACTACTGCGGACTTTCATTTGTGCAGtcgttgttttatttatttttaaaaccgGTTATTTGTTTACCACAGATTTACTATTTTTGCctcaaaagacatttaaataacacaacaccCTCTATTATAAGAAATGGAAAACCTccttaaaaagtgtttttatcagGGCAATAGGGATGAAATCTCAGGAGGAGCAACAAAGGAGGGATTAATAGGTAGAACTTGGCAAACAGAAGGTGGTGCTGACATTTAATAGCTGCTGAGGCAAGTTAGGCTGAATAGCAACAATAAGTCCAGTAAATGATAATGATTCAGATTTTGTACCTGTTTATGGCAACAAGGGGCAGACAGTACAACGGTGAGTGAGTAAATCACTGAATTAATTAATGGATAAGAAATAAAACTTGAAAATCCCAGAGGGGTTTCACTTCTAAAATAGCATCAACACAGGACTGTGCATGCAGAGTATTTATAACCACAGCGTCCTCCACAGTAAATCACATAAACCTCCCAAAACTAAAGACGCCATGTTTTCTGCAAAGACTTAACAGAGGATTTATACTGTAACTTGACTTGGGCCCTTATgtcttcaattaaaaaaaaaaagaacaacgtTAAAGCAAATCAATACATTATCAACAAACACCTATTCTGTaactttgttaaaaatataaacacaatcaCAGTGCATGACAACTCAAATCAAGACAATTAAGTACAACTGTAATCGGCATATCTGACTTTTAAAGCCAACTAAAACCTTTAGGGTAAGGGGGAGTAACATGTTTTCAAATTCTTCACCTTAAAAACATCTGTCTCAAGTGGCTGGTAAACATTAAAGCTGAAAGTAATGTACATAGCatccaaaaatacacacagcataAACACTTACCCAAGGCCCAGGGAGGGAGGATCTCTAAGTATGTCTCATTTGATTGGATGGAGTGCATATACATAACATGGATCATGTATTCTGCGAGGCACCACCACAGGATGATCCGTCCCGACCTGAGCACCAAGTAAATGACACCAGATTCGACCCTGTCACACTCCTCAGCAGGCCGCCGCATCTGCAAGTGCAGCAAGAGAGTTGTTGTTAGGGGTTGCTGGTTGCACCTTCACTACAAAAAGAACAACCATGTAGTGTGAATACATATAAATCTACTCCAAAGTTGGGAATGTAAACAACCAGCATAAAAAACTAGTAATATAACAGTGGATCAAATGAAGGGTTAGCTATTTCTCTTCAAATCTGGTCAAATTAAAGTTACAATCCTCATAAATGGCCAACCTCTGATTGTCTactacttttaaaaaggtgtcCTGAGATCACCTGCACTTAGGAGCAGCAATCAGCCGCCTCCAGACAGTAACAAGAGGCAATTTCAGCAGTTgaatttgcttttgtttgcacTCTTACCTGCTCAGTGTAGTCTCTGTAGGAGATAATGGGTCCATTGTAGAAAAAAGGATGATAGAAGGTGTATGAAAACAACCAGCAGAGCTGCACAGCTCCACCACAGTCTGCAGGGCTCCAGCAATGCTCCAGGCTGAAGCTGATGAGGCGAAGTCCACAGACAGCGACACTGAAGAGCAGCAGATAGTACTCCTCCTCGGTCTTATACCAGCCTCTCTGTGTAACACAGAGGAAGGccaattatttttaacacattcCTAGGGAATCCTTATATAATGATGACAGTCTGACACTAAATTTAGAAACGTATTTTAAAATAGTGGTGATATATGCTTATAGATATCACACATTAAAGGGGAACATTAGCAGATTACACCATAACACTGGTAATGAAGATCTGTCAAGACATACTAATAAGCATACGCTTAAGATAACTTTTAATTACGTCTGCTTAACAGCATTGGAAATTGTGGTTAAACACATGACTCTGTCTGATTGCAACTGTGTGCAATTGCGTTAGAGCAAAGGAGGCAGATCTTTTGAAGCATTTATAAGTCTGTCAGGTTTATTTCACATTTCCCAACCATTGTAGCTTAGTTGCCTGGCTATAAGCATATGGATGTGTCAGCTACTGTGCAGTTGAAGGGGGTATTTATAGCATTTTGCTACACCTTTCCAAAGTCAAAATCAAACTCTTTTTACAATGTAGCTTTGAATACTGTCCATGCAGTTTTCTGGTTATTACCCTTATCATGCAACcacaattatgtttttttgacGATATTCTTAGAAGGTTGACATGTTAGATGAAAAGTTTCAAAATTTGTCTTGAAAATAAACTAAGCTTGCTATATCGGCCGGCTGAGCCAATACAAAATAATCACTTAAACAATTACTAGACGAAtgacatacattttaagaaagtcTCTtcacaaaatgtgcaaaatacgAGACAACATTAGTCTTTGAAGTAGGCAGTCAATCGGTTCATTGGTCCTTCATATGTGTACAAATTGTTACGCAAACAAAAAGAGGAGGATgataaaacaaccctaaacacactgaaataaaagaAGCCAGTGGTAATAATAACAGAAAGGTAGACTGTACATTGAATTGAGTTCCTAAGGTCATATTTAAACCACATTTTTGTCTGTCATTTATCATTGTGCATATTAAGGAGAGGCAATTTACTAAAATATCactttgttgtgtgtttacatcctTTAATCCTCAGGTATTACTGGAAATACCAAGGCTAGTATTTATGCTTTCAAGAAAATCACTCAACTTTTGTCTTATAACGatattcttgtttttgtgtgccCTCTTGTGTTCTTTGCAAATATGACACGTAATGAAGCTTAATAGTAGATGAAACAATAAGTATGCCTGATCAAATcgaaataaaaacagatcatGATAATTGACAGTATCCTTGCAATAAAGAAATGGTAAGTTCAAGTGAATTTGCTGTTGAAGACAGAGGATGGACCTTTTTCACCCTAAATCTATACAGGTCTATTTGGTGCTGCATTTTTTAGTTACCTGGCATTCAACATTTAACAGATTCACATCATATCTGTTCCATCTTCTAATGCCcaattgtctttttcttacattaaaagttaaaaagtaaaagaccaatttaaatgtttttgctatGATGGTTTCAAATGTCCAAAATTAGGAACAAGTAATATCCACTTGACATGAAACTTACCTGGATCTCTTGAAGTGGATGGATGTGAAGTGTTGAGAGCAGCAGAAGGTTGCAGCACCATGACAGAGCCGGCTTTTGTAATTGGGCCACTGAAAAGGACAGGCCCACATGTAGCAGCAGCACACTCACACCTTTTATGCCCAACACACTGCTGGCTGCTAAGAGGCCATATACCGTGAGTGCTGGCACCCTAAGCTGTtagagaaaaacatacaaaaatatgttagATTGAAACATCTCCCACCTGATGGCAATATTCCACTTCAAAGTACGGAAGCAGCTGCTTTCTACCTTGGGTTTAAAAATGCTGGTCAATCTTGATATCACACCATGACCAATCAGAGACCACAGCAAAGATTTCTTAGCCCATTCAGTCCAGAAACTCCACTCAAAGTCTGAAAGgtcctgcaaaaaaaacaaactgaattaCGGCACTTTAAATCACACCTGAAGCCTGTTGAATAGAGGCATTGAATGGTCATGGTTGAATGGTGTGTTGAATACCATTCATTTTACgtattaaacaaatgaatgcctttcaaaaacttgaaaaaatgaactgaaacacGCTTTTTAAGGCTCTTTGTGACACATAAAAGCTTACATAATGACTGTACAATATGAACTTAAAACAAACTTGTATTCAGTGAGATGCACAATCATGTGGGTAAATATTGGGCTTTCGATCAGCAATTTCAACATTGAACTTACCCTTTTTAAACCCTTGACAAAGCCTTTTTCCAACTGGAATCCTCTCTCTAATCCGGCTTCATGCTCTGAGATACAAACCAGGAAATAACAGcttatattttcttaaacttCTTCAGTTCATTGAACCATCATACATATGTCCGTCCATCTACATCTACCTCACCTTTGGAGAACCTGTGCAGTTGGTAGAAGGAGTAGAGATGAGAGCCTAAGGACAGCACCCAATATGCAAGGATCTCTGTCCTTGGCAGAGGGGCCAGATGAGCCTTTGATTTAGATGTCATCAGGGGAAATGACTGCTATAGTGCACCTATAAAGGAGTAAGTCAATTTATTTCCCCTACAAACATTAAGTAGCActaacaaaaagaaacatacaaTACATCACATACATGTGAGATTgaaatcagtttgtttttctatacaaaaattttttttaaaccttgatCAAACTGAAACTTTTAATTTGTTATACATTTAACATCCTACAattatatttcccttttttttaacattagcCAGCACCAACTGGAAACTCTGGGAACATTTCTGAACATCAGACAAAAACTGAGGTAAGGTTGCATTACAGCCAGATTAGGTCAGTAGTTAGAAGATAACAAGAGATTCTGTTAATACTGTTAATATTTAGTTAATACTGGTTATAAGGTGTTAAATGGGGCGAAgtctgcgagctagttcaggcagtcaactcgagcaccaatgactcattcgcacataacgcccctcgtcacacttgcaaccaaccaaacatagactcctaatctggcgctctatttaagctgttggatcctcctacctctgcctcgctaatgctgctgctgctactgctgtttccacgctgctaatgtgttcaccttgctgctgctgctgctgcattcacgTTGGTAATGCTCGCCTGCctcaccaccaccccagcttcctccccagcttccacctgtaggctcgggggatagttatctaatcatcactccaTGTTCTATGTCAATATGTGGAGCGATGAGgccgagcctagacgccaaactcaaactatatactgtttctaataaacatattaatgaaacacgtgagttgtctgactgaaatggTGTTTGCTGTTGACAGAAGTAGCAAATGGCTATAGAAACCTGTCCAAGatgggtgtgttgtgtgtacaGTGGTGGAATGCGAGTGCAATTTAAAGTTTGTATTTTACTCGAGTAGTACCATTTCATGCCACTTTAAATACTTGAAACCCACTGGGCAGctatacatttagaaatactgcccttttttgtcattatttatattagttATCTCATATGAATATGTATTGTTATAGATTACGCAGTTGCTTCATCATTACTACTTTTGGTATAAAGTATATTCTGTTAATACTTTGGTtctttaattatataaatactaCAGTACTTTTACACTGTAATGTTgcattactttacattttccaCAACTCGTTATGTGTTATTTTCATCGTGAAGTACAGCATCGTGAGAAATATGCCAATGGTTGGCATGGCAATCACTGCCGTTGCTAGGTAACATTGCATCCAGCGGTGGTTGCTGACTACGACGTAGTTCAAACGGGTAAAGTAAAGTAGGGTTAACTGTTAGCTACCGTTTCCACTGAGCTAACCTGTTACCGTTTCTCCGTATTTTATTGGCTTTTGAGAGAATAACGACACCTACTTAAACCAAGTCGGCGTGAGTGTACATTTTGTTGTGCTTATTTGGCCATTATTTTGATTCCCAATTTGTTTAGGTGAGCTGAAAAATTCCTTAAACTCTCGAGCTGGA of Eleginops maclovinus isolate JMC-PN-2008 ecotype Puerto Natales chromosome 22, JC_Emac_rtc_rv5, whole genome shotgun sequence contains these proteins:
- the hhat gene encoding protein-cysteine N-palmitoyltransferase HHAT, giving the protein MTSKSKAHLAPLPRTEILAYWVLSLGSHLYSFYQLHRFSKEHEAGLERGFQLEKGFVKGLKRDLSDFEWSFWTEWAKKSLLWSLIGHGVISRLTSIFKPKLRVPALTVYGLLAASSVLGIKGVSVLLLHVGLSFSVAQLQKPALSWCCNLLLLSTLHIHPLQEIQRGWYKTEEEYYLLLFSVAVCGLRLISFSLEHCWSPADCGGAVQLCWLFSYTFYHPFFYNGPIISYRDYTEQMRRPAEECDRVESGVIYLVLRSGRIILWWCLAEYMIHVMYMHSIQSNETYLEILPPWALGGLALALVQFFFVKYLVLFGFPSMLASMDQLVPPKLPRCVSIMYSFTGMWRHFDAGLYRWLIRYIYVPLGGSRHGLLYQMLSTGLAFGFVCLWHGGHDYLRYWALMNWTGIVVENTLKSVFASSYIHSIVKRNFSPAMERRCIALFSALSTAMLILSNLVFLGGLHVGRIFWKRVFIQGWSNIALPMLAFLYCFAQIGLEWTSRPP